A region of the Thermogladius calderae 1633 genome:
AAAGACTGTGTTTTGAGAAACGTGAAAGCTGCTCTAGACGAGGGTATACCCGCCTCCAGGATAATACTCGACTCTCTGAGTAAAGCAATGGAGGAGATCGGTAGGCTCTACGAGAGCGGGGACTACTTCATAGCCGAACTGATCGAGGCCGCCAGCATCTTCAAGGAGGCTATGAAAATCCTCGAGCCTAGGTTGAGGGAAGAGGCCTCGAGAATGAAGACCGTGAAGAGGGCGAGGATCGTCATAGGGACTGTAAAGGGAGATGTGCACGACATAGGTAAGACACTGGTAGCTATCATGCTCCAGGCGGCTGGGCACGAGGTCATAGACCTAGGCGTAGACGTCTCCGTAGAGAAGTTCATTGAAGCCGTCGAGGAATATAAGCCTGACATTGTTGGCATGAGCGCCCTGCTCACGACTACTGCCAGGTACATGAAAACCGTTATAGACGAGCTTACAAGACGTGGGTTAAGGAGTCGAGTGAAGGTTATCGTAGGCGGGGCCGCCACGACTCCAGAGTTTGCGAAAGAGATAGGGGCCGACGGCTGGGCCCCTAACGCGATAGAGGCCGTTAAACTAGTGGAGAAGTTGATGGGAGTTCAGGCTTGAGCGAGGTCGATATCGTAGTAGGTAACAGGGTACTGAGGGGGGCCAGTGGCGGGAATCTGGGCGAGATACTCGCAAAGAACGGCGTTATAGCGCTGCCGTGTGGAGGTAGGGGTCTATGCGGCCTTTGCCGCGTTATCGTTAAGAAAGGCTCGACGTCTCCGCCTTCTAAGTACGAGAGAGTACTAGGCTATACGGGACCTGTAAGGCTTGCTTGCCAAACTAGAGTCCTGAGCGACGTTGAGGTAGAGCTATTCCCAGGGCTAGCAAAGCCCGTCAAAATAGACACCATTATCGTTAACCCTAGGAGGGTCGAGCCCGTTGTAACAAAAGTTGGACCTGGGCTATTCAGAGTACTAGACCGCGTGGTAGAGCTGAGCCCGAACCTTCAGCGGGCAGTCCTAGTAGACCTGGGGACCACAAAAATAGCCTACCAGGTCGTGGACCTTGGGGGCGATGTACTGGCCGAGGACTCTGTATTCACCCCGCTTCAAGACTACGGTGCCGACATCATAACGAGGTTGACGAAGGCGCTGGAGGACAGGCGGTACATGGACGATATGACGATGAGACTACGTGGCTTAGTGTCCGAGATAGCTGACAAGCACAACGCGGGCCTAGTGCTACTAGCAGGGAACAGCGTAATGGAGTCGATCTTCTTCGGTCTAAAACTCGACAGCCTAGCTGAGTACCCTTACCGCCCTCCAACCAGCGACCTTATCTTAGACAACATTGGTGGTAAGCTTGTACTGGGCTTCCCGATGCTACACGGTTACCTCGGAGGCGACGCTTACGCGGACCTCGTTGCCTCCCTGGAGCTGAGATTAGAGACCCCCTACCTGCTGATCGATATCGGCACTAACACAGAGATCTTCCTCGTCAAGGAAGATGTGGTGTATGGGACTAGCACGCCGAGTGGTCCGGCTTTCGAGACAGGGGTCTCGAGAGGGTCCACTATAGTGCAAGGAGGTGTATACGAGGCGAGGATAGACAGGCTGGAGAACGGCAAGCCCGTGTTCCGCTACAAGTATCTAGTCTCGACCTCAGGCATACTAGGCCCAGCGCTTGTGAGTATAGTCGCTGACCTGAGACGGCACGGGTTAGTAGACGAGCACGGTAAGTTCACAAGCGGCTACGCGACCATTGCGGGAGGGCTGAAGGTATTCTACATTGACCCCTCCAAGGACCTCTACATATCCCAGCTAGACGTGAGGAACGTGCAGAAAGCCGTCGCGGCAGTGAAATCTGGCATTAGAATTCTCATGAGGGAGGCCGGGGTGTCGTCAAGCGACCTGAGACACGTTGTCGTCGCCGGCAATTTCGGCGCGGCTCTGGACCTCGAGGACGCCATGGCTATAGGGCTGGTACCCAACGTTGACAGAGAAAGGGTATTGGCAGTAGGCAATCTGGTTCTCCCAGGGTTGAGAGTGGCGTTCTTGGACAGCAGGTACCTGGTCGACTTTAGGAGAGTCGCGGAAAGAATAGCCTTCGTCGACCTACCCAAGGTAGAGGACTACATGAACGTGTGGATTGACAGCCTCCGGCTTAGCCCCTTGTGAAAATCTGCTGTAACTCCTTTAACAGGGTCTTGACGGGGTGCCTACCCTCAATCCTTACACCAGACCTCCTCAGCCCATAACCTAGAAGGGAGTCTACCATGGATACGACTGGGGCGACGTACTTTGCTCTAGAGACAGGACCGTACATCACGAAGTCTGCTCCCATCATCCTCAGAAAAGCCGCTGCACCTCCATGGACACCCACTGTCCCTTCTACGCCCAGCCTCTCTTTAGTAGCCCCGCCAAGCGCGTTGGCGGGTGCGCTTCCAGAAGGTAACTTGAGCTCGGATTTGATCCTGTGTATCGCTTCTCCACTCAGATAGATCGAGGAGGGGTCTAGAACCACAGTATCGACCAACACGTTCTTTACCCCCGTGTCTCTAGCCGCGTCGAGTAACCTTCTCACTATCTGGAGTCTCTTCTCCGGCTCTATGGACGTATAAGGGTCTTTGGGGTCGAACGCCATGAGAACGCTGGTCTCAATCCCACTATTTCTCAACGCCTCTAGCTCCTCACGCGGACTGTCCACGTACAGGCCGTTCGCGATCGACAACTTCTTCAGACCCATCTCGGAAGCCCTTAGATACGCTTTAGCCCTCACTGCGGGGTCAGGGGAATCCAGGAACAACGGGATGTTGAATTCGCCTACGAAACTTAAGATGTCGTCAACGAGCTCTTCTCGCGGAAAGACCACGTCGAGAGCTAGTACAAGCCCGTGCTTTTCACATACATTGATAGCCTCCTCTAACTTCTCGCGTGCCGACTTCTTGTCAATACCGCTGCTTGTGAGAAGCCTGTCCCCCATGTAGAATATGGAACCCACCAACCACGTTGGGCACTCGCCAAGTACCCCTCCAATACAGTAGTCGCCGACACGGTATTTACTCGCTTCGAGCCGGTTCACCTCATCACCACCGTGGGTTCTAACTCATAACGATAGCGCCGACCACATATTAAAGTGCTGACAGCTATTTGGGGCAGGAAACGTTTATACACCTACTGCTGGATACGAAGGCCATAAACCGAGACGTGGTGATGGAGTTTGGAGATCATAGTGGAGCTCCCCTCTTTCTCAAGAAAGGGGGTCGACAAATTAGCTCCCCGGCTCAAAGATCTTGGTTTCAGCGTCTTTCTCCCCGAGAACCCCGCGGGAATACCAGCACTATTGGCCGCGGCGGTTGGTGTCTACTTGAGGACGAAGTATGAGTTAGGGGTCTACATTAGCACTAGGCTTGTAGATGTGAACCTCCTCTACGCGTACTCAACAGTTCTGACAGCGAAGGAGTTCGGCTTCAAGGGTGTAACCTTGCTAAGGGGTGACAAACCAGCCTTCGGTGAAACCCTGGAGACAAACTCCGAGGAAGCACTGGCTTTCATAAAAGAGAGAGTGAGAGGTGTTGACCTAGGGCTCATCGTGAGCATGAGGTTCTCCATGGACAACATACAAGCCCGCCTCTTAAAGAACCCCGACTACGTGATGGTCATACACTTCGGTCTAGGCAACATGGACAAGATGGTCGAGGTCTCTAAGGTTGCCAGAGAACGAGGAGTAAAGGTCTACCCGTTTGTCTTGCTGTCCCTCGAGAAGAGTAAGGGCTTGTTCATGCAACTCGGGCAGCCCTTCGTCGAGACAAACCAATTAAGAGGTGTATGTGAGAGCCTCAAAAAAGTCGTTGACGGTATAGTGGTGTCCTCACCGCTAGACTTGGACACAGCTGTAGAGCAAGTCGCCCGGCTGTGTTTCTAGCCCCCGGACACCGGGGGAAGCAAGACCACCTCGTCCTCTTCCTTCAAGCTAACTGGCGCGGCAGGGTTGACCGAAACCCCGTTTACTAGGACGATCAGTTCTCCTCTTCGGTAGAGCTCATCTAAGACCCTGTACTTCGAGCTCAACGTGTTGACCAACTCCGATAGACTACCAGCGCTTATGAACTCTTCGGAGACCCCAGTCTTGTCTTTGAGCCAAAGCATGAACTTGACTCTAGGCACTACTCACCCTCTTTGGATTTCTCCTCCTCGAGCCGCTTCTCGAACAGGCTCTTCAGTTCCTCATCGCTCATACTCCTGTAGGGCTCGGCAAGCCACTCTCTCGCTTCTTTGTGCTTCAAGAAGTAGTAAATCGAGTAGCTGCATATCGGCTCTATTAGGTACCCTTTTTCCTTCGCCATGTTTACCGCGTACTCCATTAACTGGCCGGCTATCCCCTTACCCCTGTGTTGAGGTGGCGTGTACGTCTCAAGTAGCTTCATAACGTTGTTATCGACCCTGTACCTGATAAAGGCTTTCGTATTGTCGGGTAGGGTCATATAGATCACAGTACTAGTGTGTCTAATGCCCTCCAAGCAACCACCTCGATCCTTTTAGGTTAAAGAAGTTGGAGTTTTAAATAGGTTGTTTAAAGGAGGAGTAGGTGGAACCGTTTTAAACACTTGCGACATTGTATTAAACCGGTTTGAATCATGGAGAGGCTTCTACTAGTAATACTACTAGCATGCGTATTAAGCCTCTCCCACACGGGCCTCTACGCGGAGCCTCAGACTAGAATCGCCCACACCACGATTTACTACAACGGTCTTCTCGAAGTGGCTACTAGCGGGGAGTACACTCCGAGAAACTACGTAAACAGTGGTGTTAGTTCTTTCTACATGAGGGTCACATACCTGGTCAGAGCCGACATAGAGATAGCCGTCGTGAACGGGGTAACTGTATATAGTGCGAACATAAGTAGGTGGATCGACTCGGTCTCCTCCACTCCACCAAACGTCGTCAACGTCACCGCGCTACAGGCCGAGAGCAACTTATCGTATGCTTCCATCGGTGTTTTCAACCCTCCTATAGTCCTCGCCTTCAACGAGAGCCTAGCCTGGGACGTCCTAGACTGGAGCGGGTTTAAAGAGAACATTGTCTTGTTCGACGTCGACCTCGTCCACAAGGGGGTCAAACAGGTTGAGAGCTACGAGAAGACTAATGTAATGCTGATCAAAGACCTGTACTATGAGCCGGTGACCATGATCCCCGTGTTCTATGCGTACACCTACTCTATTCAGTCGCCTAACGGAGATGTGATGGTGAGAGTCAGCCTGAACGGCCTTTTCTCCACACTGAACTTGACGTCAATTGTAAAGAGGGATGTGGTTTCGATTGGTGTCGGGAACGAAACGGACATTGTAATAAGGGTCGACAGGCTAGTCCGCGACAGGTTCGGCGTGGAACAGGTCAACAGTACCTCGATCAGGCTCGTTTTCAACGATCTCACCCCCGTGTTTATCCAGGTAGAGATACCGCCGAACGTGGAGTTGAAGTCGAACATAGGTTTCACGAAGTTGAGTAGTGGTCCTACAGCGTACTACGTCTACGAGGGGGTTGTCTCGGGCGATGTCCTGTTTGATTTCGGCGAGAGGGTGTCCCTCTTGAACGGGAACCAGACCTCCTTAACCGGTGGTGTAGGACTCCCCATGAGTACTAATGTCGGCGACCTCGTCTTCACCGCCCTCGTGGTCTCCCTCTCCGTCTACGTTGCCTACCTCCTCGCGGACAAGATCTCTCGGTCTCTCTAGCGTGTCTGTCCCCCCTTTCTTAAGCTTCTTGTAGTAAACAGACAAGGGGTTCCTCCCGTCGCACCGGTCTAGAATAGGGCAGACCCCGAGAGCCTTTAGTTTGTCGCAACTATATGGCATGTACTTCTTCCTACCGCCTCTCAGGCCCGCCAAGTGCTCGACCTGGTAACGCGTGATCTTCTCGTTGAAGTCGGGTGCGTAGCTGAATAGTTCCACGACCTGGTCTACTTCGAGACCTATGTTAAGCAAGAAAGTAGCTATGAGGAACCTCTCGGCGTGGGAGACGTTCTCGCCCTGCCTTAAGCGCTCAATAGCCCTCTTAACGCAGGGAGGGAAGGCATCCTCCTTGACAACCTGTACTCCTTGCTCACTAGCGATGTCAGAGGACGCAGCCCCCTTCACTTGGGCGATTTTCCGCGCCTCTTCCAGCAGTTTTTGGTCAACCCTCAACGGCTCCAAAGCCTCGAACGTCTTAAGCACGTGCTGGTATATCGCCTCCTCCAACACTCTCGTATAGGTCTCCTTGTCGAGGTAGACCCTTCCCTTGGACACGACGTTGCTGGATATGTGGTATTTCTTGTCCTGGGAGAGCCTTGCGGATACTACCGCTAGGTAGGACTTCAAGCCCATAGAGAAGCTCAGGGCTCTGTACACCACAGTCCCCTTCTTCAAGTGGAGGGGGATCTTCTGGGGCTGGTTGTTCAGCTCGACGTCTAACCCGAGCTTCTGCCCTATACCGACCAGTGTCTCGTCGTCAAGCCCTTCTAGCAGACCACCCGCCTGCTTAGAGTACGCTACGGCGATCTTCGTGTAAAGCCTTCTCTCGGCCAACGACTTCGCCAACATGGCGAGAGCGTAGTAAGCCGCGACCTCGTGTTCGAGGGGTAGGCTGGGCTCTGCTGGGATTCCCTCAGTTACGATCTTGTCGAGGTTATGGAGCACCTTCAAGCGTATAGGTGAGTCCTCTTGTTCCACGAGCTGCTCTAGGGGTGCGCCTCTTAGTAAGTCTGATAGCTCTTCTCGCTTTATTAGAAACGGGAACTGCCTGTAGTCGATAACCCGTCTCCTCGGCATGCCGCTCTTCAACTCGTAATGAAGAGTTCAGCGCTTTGGCCCCACATCACAGTTCAGGAAGACCTCTTGTGAGGTCCCCTTACATCATCAATCTTACCTTCATACTCTTCGAGAGTTATAACGTTTAGCGCCTCAGTGTTAATCACGATCAAACGGGCCACACTACCTTAAGTCGAACACGATCTCCTCTCTCCCCGGCAATCTCGTCCCCCTCGCTACCGTGAACTTTACCCCCCGACCCTCGAGCACGACCTCGTATGGGGCGTTCAATGAGGCTCTAACGAACCTCGCATTCTCAGGGAAAACCCAGTATACCGTGTAGTCGTACTCGGCGGTCTCCTCCTCGTACTCGTTCAAGTAGTGGTTTAGCCCCTTTCTCAGCTCGCCCTTGAACACGATCTTAAAGACGAT
Encoded here:
- a CDS encoding cobalamin B12-binding domain-containing protein, with amino-acid sequence MSLEEARECLVNLEKDCVLRNVKAALDEGIPASRIILDSLSKAMEEIGRLYESGDYFIAELIEAASIFKEAMKILEPRLREEASRMKTVKRARIVIGTVKGDVHDIGKTLVAIMLQAAGHEVIDLGVDVSVEKFIEAVEEYKPDIVGMSALLTTTARYMKTVIDELTRRGLRSRVKVIVGGAATTPEFAKEIGADGWAPNAIEAVKLVEKLMGVQA
- a CDS encoding ASKHA domain-containing protein is translated as MSEVDIVVGNRVLRGASGGNLGEILAKNGVIALPCGGRGLCGLCRVIVKKGSTSPPSKYERVLGYTGPVRLACQTRVLSDVEVELFPGLAKPVKIDTIIVNPRRVEPVVTKVGPGLFRVLDRVVELSPNLQRAVLVDLGTTKIAYQVVDLGGDVLAEDSVFTPLQDYGADIITRLTKALEDRRYMDDMTMRLRGLVSEIADKHNAGLVLLAGNSVMESIFFGLKLDSLAEYPYRPPTSDLILDNIGGKLVLGFPMLHGYLGGDAYADLVASLELRLETPYLLIDIGTNTEIFLVKEDVVYGTSTPSGPAFETGVSRGSTIVQGGVYEARIDRLENGKPVFRYKYLVSTSGILGPALVSIVADLRRHGLVDEHGKFTSGYATIAGGLKVFYIDPSKDLYISQLDVRNVQKAVAAVKSGIRILMREAGVSSSDLRHVVVAGNFGAALDLEDAMAIGLVPNVDRERVLAVGNLVLPGLRVAFLDSRYLVDFRRVAERIAFVDLPKVEDYMNVWIDSLRLSPL
- a CDS encoding tetrahydromethanopterin S-methyltransferase subunit H, whose protein sequence is MNRLEASKYRVGDYCIGGVLGECPTWLVGSIFYMGDRLLTSSGIDKKSAREKLEEAINVCEKHGLVLALDVVFPREELVDDILSFVGEFNIPLFLDSPDPAVRAKAYLRASEMGLKKLSIANGLYVDSPREELEALRNSGIETSVLMAFDPKDPYTSIEPEKRLQIVRRLLDAARDTGVKNVLVDTVVLDPSSIYLSGEAIHRIKSELKLPSGSAPANALGGATKERLGVEGTVGVHGGAAAFLRMMGADFVMYGPVSRAKYVAPVVSMVDSLLGYGLRRSGVRIEGRHPVKTLLKELQQIFTRG
- a CDS encoding MoaD/ThiS family protein translates to MPRVKFMLWLKDKTGVSEEFISAGSLSELVNTLSSKYRVLDELYRRGELIVLVNGVSVNPAAPVSLKEEDEVVLLPPVSGG
- a CDS encoding GNAT family N-acetyltransferase, producing the protein MTLPDNTKAFIRYRVDNNVMKLLETYTPPQHRGKGIAGQLMEYAVNMAKEKGYLIEPICSYSIYYFLKHKEAREWLAEPYRSMSDEELKSLFEKRLEEEKSKEGE